One part of the Desulfuromonas acetoxidans DSM 684 genome encodes these proteins:
- a CDS encoding lipopolysaccharide kinase InaA family protein has product MEKITPQEFQRLIRSCQVLEKDGHGEKVLRRHDGIIIKIFRRKRFLSSALLFPYAQRFSRNALKLWAFDIPTIRVVKCGHCPNPARDLVWYQPVEGQTLRDYAREQSLEPLMEQLGAFVATLHDNGVLFRSLHWGNIIVQPDGAFGLIDIADLRCGRRALSVKQRQRNFHHLLRYKEDRSQFFELIDLFCQGYAERSGFADETCRQWLVAATESGQDKGRP; this is encoded by the coding sequence ATGGAAAAAATCACTCCTCAGGAGTTTCAACGTCTCATCCGGTCCTGTCAGGTTCTGGAAAAGGATGGCCATGGCGAAAAAGTTCTGCGTCGCCATGACGGGATTATCATCAAAATTTTTCGGCGAAAGCGCTTTCTCTCCAGTGCTCTCCTGTTTCCTTACGCACAACGTTTTTCACGCAATGCCCTCAAACTCTGGGCTTTTGATATTCCGACCATCCGCGTGGTGAAATGCGGCCACTGTCCAAATCCAGCTCGCGACCTGGTGTGGTATCAGCCGGTTGAAGGGCAGACCTTGCGTGATTATGCACGTGAGCAATCCCTTGAGCCGTTGATGGAACAATTGGGGGCATTTGTGGCGACACTCCATGACAATGGCGTGCTGTTCCGCTCTTTACACTGGGGGAATATCATTGTTCAACCGGATGGAGCATTCGGGTTGATCGATATTGCCGATTTGCGTTGTGGTCGACGGGCGTTGAGTGTCAAGCAGCGTCAGAGAAACTTTCACCATCTTTTGCGCTATAAAGAAGATCGCAGCCAGTTTTTCGAACTGATTGATCTGTTCTGCCAAGGCTATGCCGAGCGCAGCGGCTTTGCTGATGAAACCTGTCGTCAATGGCTTGTGGCCGCGACAGAGTCCGGTCAGGATAAAGGACGCCCCTGA
- the waaF gene encoding lipopolysaccharide heptosyltransferase II encodes MSKTCLTSQQPQRIVVRGTNWIGDAVMTTPALSALRACYPEAEIVMLANPLVAELFRVHPAIDRVMVYDRKGRHKGVGGFLTMANELRREKFDLAVLLQNAIEAALLAFVARIPCRAGYTTDGRRLLLNAPVTVTAADKLLHHTDYYLQLLGRLGIEGGDGRLCLTIDEQEQAWAESILGDERVIAVNPGAAYGSAKRWIPERFAEVADQLAARYQSRILLTGGPGESEIGQDIAAAMNHDVINMVGQTTVRQVMALLANSRLLVTNDSGPMHVASAFDIPIVAVFGSTDHTTTCPASERVRIVRKETDCAPCLLRQCPTDHRCMTAIEASDVIEAACELLEK; translated from the coding sequence GTGAGCAAAACCTGTTTGACTTCACAACAGCCGCAACGCATTGTCGTTCGCGGGACGAACTGGATTGGCGATGCGGTGATGACAACTCCGGCGTTGTCGGCGTTGCGGGCCTGTTATCCCGAGGCTGAAATTGTCATGCTGGCCAATCCGTTGGTGGCGGAGCTGTTTCGGGTTCATCCGGCCATTGACCGGGTGATGGTCTATGACCGTAAAGGGCGGCATAAGGGTGTCGGTGGCTTTTTGACCATGGCCAATGAGTTGCGCCGCGAAAAGTTTGATCTTGCCGTGTTGCTGCAGAATGCTATTGAAGCGGCATTGCTGGCGTTTGTCGCGCGCATTCCCTGTCGGGCCGGTTACACCACCGACGGTCGCCGCTTGTTGCTTAACGCACCTGTGACTGTGACGGCTGCTGATAAATTGCTGCACCATACCGATTATTATCTGCAACTGCTGGGTCGCCTGGGTATTGAAGGTGGCGATGGCCGTTTGTGTCTGACGATTGATGAGCAAGAGCAGGCTTGGGCGGAATCGATTCTCGGGGATGAACGGGTGATTGCCGTGAACCCCGGTGCAGCTTACGGTTCGGCCAAACGGTGGATTCCGGAGCGCTTTGCCGAGGTCGCGGATCAGTTGGCCGCACGCTATCAGAGCCGTATTCTGCTGACCGGTGGTCCGGGAGAGTCGGAGATTGGCCAGGATATCGCGGCTGCGATGAATCACGATGTGATTAATATGGTGGGGCAGACCACGGTGCGTCAAGTGATGGCTTTGTTGGCCAACAGCCGTTTGCTGGTGACCAATGATTCCGGTCCCATGCATGTGGCTTCCGCCTTTGATATTCCGATTGTAGCCGTGTTCGGTTCCACGGACCATACCACCACCTGTCCAGCCTCCGAGCGGGTGCGCATTGTGCGTAAGGAGACCGATTGTGCGCCATGTCTGTTGCGTCAATGTCCGACCGATCATCGTTGTATGACCGCCATTGAAGCTTCGGATGTGATTGAAGCCGCCTGCGAGTTACTGGAAAAGTAA
- a CDS encoding Trm112 family protein — MGIDQELLQWLVCPKCKGAVQLDNDDKLVCEACSLRYPVRDGLPVMLIDEAEEVETATS; from the coding sequence ATGGGTATAGATCAGGAATTATTACAATGGTTGGTTTGTCCCAAGTGTAAAGGGGCCGTGCAGTTGGATAACGATGACAAACTGGTGTGTGAAGCGTGTTCGTTGCGTTATCCGGTTCGTGATGGACTGCCGGTGATGTTGATTGATGAAGCGGAAGAGGTGGAGACCGCAACGTCGTGA
- a CDS encoding GT-D fold domain-containing glycosyltransferase translates to MNTLKTQCRASAWERVFGGDLWILRNIMRRFVSVFMALIPFKAWRHQARENLDRWIIACNAGKIAHFVEQYPPVKSELETVASLVKNGASIGRFGDGEFNMCIGRHKSFQTYDSTLVARLKEVLHSTDENFLVGINTIQAEHDLTEIWKKFVVRRGNRVLKLLDHNRLYDSSTITTVFPQQSTSFEDYITALKLIWHNRKVVFVVGRNSRFFFEKELFDNLRCHEFVYGPAKDAFSVYDELMKQVMVYDKDWLILIALGPTATVMAYDLYRTGYQAIDLGQTPSKYHKAKYGSLYPADHPLFELNPL, encoded by the coding sequence GTGAACACGTTAAAAACACAGTGCAGGGCCAGTGCCTGGGAGCGAGTGTTTGGTGGTGATTTATGGATTTTGCGGAATATCATGCGGCGGTTTGTCAGTGTGTTTATGGCTCTGATTCCGTTCAAAGCCTGGCGGCACCAGGCGCGGGAGAATTTGGACCGCTGGATTATCGCGTGCAATGCCGGGAAAATCGCCCATTTTGTTGAACAGTATCCGCCGGTCAAGAGTGAACTGGAAACCGTTGCGTCTCTTGTTAAAAACGGTGCCAGTATCGGACGTTTTGGTGACGGTGAATTCAATATGTGCATTGGCCGCCATAAATCATTTCAGACCTATGACAGTACTCTCGTTGCTCGGTTAAAAGAAGTTCTACACAGCACCGATGAGAACTTTCTGGTCGGCATTAACACCATTCAGGCAGAGCACGATCTGACCGAAATCTGGAAAAAATTTGTTGTGCGTCGGGGAAACCGAGTTTTGAAACTTCTCGACCATAATCGGTTGTATGATTCCTCGACAATCACCACGGTGTTTCCGCAACAAAGCACTTCTTTTGAGGATTATATCACTGCGCTTAAATTGATCTGGCACAACAGAAAAGTGGTCTTTGTGGTTGGTCGCAACAGCCGGTTTTTTTTCGAAAAGGAGCTGTTTGATAATCTGCGCTGCCACGAATTTGTCTATGGCCCTGCCAAAGATGCGTTCAGTGTTTACGACGAGCTGATGAAGCAGGTGATGGTGTATGACAAAGATTGGTTAATCCTGATTGCCCTTGGCCCGACTGCGACCGTCATGGCGTATGATCTCTATCGCACTGGTTACCAGGCGATCGATCTTGGACAGACACCTTCAAAATATCATAAAGCCAAATATGGCTCGCTTTATCCTGCAGATCATCCCCTTTTCGAGTTGAACCCTCTTTGA
- the waaC gene encoding lipopolysaccharide heptosyltransferase I produces MKILIVKMSALGDVIHALPVLRYIHQLHPDAEIDWVVEDPFAPVLAGHPDLHEILTVRTKYWRTLPTMTMLGKALKYIRRLRRDHYDVVLDLQGNSKSGLFTLVSRADKKFGFDRHQVREWPNLLATNQRIALGAGEHHIAQRALALARAAFPGGDDVPQAGPLHVDEVARQHVVGQLAEYNINHPLVIFHYGTTWDTKLWNVECWQQLASRLLDEFGIAPVLTWGNEQERTAAEAIHNATSGRAVIWPRGTLPELVALLDQADLVVGGDTGPIHMAAAVGTSTVSLFRVTDAERNGPAGEGHRRLQSPLPCAMCLRKQCDEDEQCSRSISVDEVVTAIGELLSMQNRFPLADERENYAGNH; encoded by the coding sequence ATGAAAATTCTTATCGTTAAGATGAGCGCCCTGGGCGATGTCATCCATGCGCTTCCGGTGCTGCGCTATATTCATCAGCTTCACCCTGATGCCGAAATTGATTGGGTGGTTGAAGATCCGTTTGCCCCTGTTCTGGCCGGTCATCCGGATCTTCACGAAATTCTCACGGTGCGCACCAAGTATTGGCGTACCTTGCCGACCATGACCATGCTCGGCAAGGCGTTGAAATATATCCGGCGTTTGCGGCGTGATCATTATGATGTGGTGTTGGATCTTCAGGGCAACAGCAAGAGTGGTTTGTTTACCCTGGTGAGTCGTGCTGATAAGAAATTCGGTTTTGATCGTCATCAGGTGCGTGAATGGCCCAACCTGCTGGCGACGAACCAACGCATTGCTTTGGGCGCGGGCGAACATCACATTGCGCAACGTGCTCTGGCGTTGGCTCGTGCGGCGTTTCCCGGTGGTGATGATGTGCCCCAGGCGGGGCCGCTTCATGTGGACGAAGTCGCGCGACAGCACGTGGTTGGGCAATTGGCCGAATATAACATCAATCATCCCCTGGTGATCTTCCATTATGGTACCACCTGGGACACCAAGTTGTGGAACGTCGAGTGCTGGCAGCAATTGGCGAGTCGTCTGCTTGATGAGTTTGGTATTGCTCCTGTGCTGACCTGGGGTAATGAACAGGAGCGCACGGCTGCCGAAGCGATCCATAACGCGACATCCGGTCGCGCTGTAATCTGGCCACGCGGCACGTTGCCTGAATTGGTAGCTCTTCTGGATCAGGCTGATCTGGTTGTTGGTGGCGATACCGGACCTATTCATATGGCCGCCGCTGTCGGTACATCAACCGTCTCCCTGTTTCGGGTGACTGATGCCGAGCGAAACGGACCGGCGGGGGAAGGGCATCGCCGCTTGCAGAGCCCTTTGCCCTGTGCTATGTGTCTACGCAAACAATGCGATGAGGATGAACAATGCTCGCGTTCCATTTCCGTGGATGAGGTGGTCACCGCCATTGGCGAGTTATTGTCCATGCAGAACAGATTTCCCCTGGCTGATGAAAGAGAGAACTATGCAGGAAATCATTGA
- the rfaP gene encoding lipopolysaccharide core heptose(I) kinase RfaP — MIVLPRSWQQQWHGRDYFEVVLGLEGEEYRNMDGRRTFRFEKDGRGYFAKVYTGLGWKRIFKSLLAFKRPPVLTAANEWRAIRRLEELNVDTMTLVGYGEQGSDPAHRQSFIITEELTPTESLEYFCRNWGSDPPPVTLKRALIDKLAQISKQLHDHGVNHRDYYLCHFLLDLTVGRENLCSDNLTLYLIDLHRVQFRRRLPQRWRLKDLAALYFSSMEIGLTRRDLYRFIAIYTGKPLRHALQEHAALWQQIERRSAQLMERYNRKYRPND, encoded by the coding sequence ATGATTGTGCTACCGCGTTCCTGGCAGCAACAGTGGCATGGTCGTGATTATTTTGAGGTGGTGCTGGGTCTGGAAGGTGAAGAGTACCGCAATATGGATGGGCGCCGCACTTTTCGCTTTGAAAAAGATGGGCGCGGCTATTTTGCCAAGGTGTATACCGGACTGGGCTGGAAGCGCATCTTCAAAAGTCTGTTGGCGTTCAAACGTCCTCCCGTTTTGACGGCAGCCAATGAATGGCGCGCGATCCGCCGTTTGGAAGAGCTGAATGTCGATACCATGACTCTGGTCGGTTATGGTGAGCAAGGCAGTGATCCGGCCCACCGCCAATCTTTCATTATCACCGAAGAGCTGACACCGACGGAAAGTCTGGAATATTTCTGCCGCAACTGGGGGAGTGATCCGCCTCCCGTGACTCTAAAGCGCGCCCTGATTGATAAACTGGCCCAAATATCAAAGCAGCTCCACGATCATGGAGTCAACCACCGCGATTACTATTTGTGTCACTTTCTGCTCGACCTTACCGTAGGCAGGGAGAATCTGTGCTCTGACAACCTGACTCTTTATCTGATTGACCTGCACCGTGTTCAGTTCCGCCGCCGCTTACCGCAACGCTGGCGGCTGAAAGACTTGGCGGCACTGTATTTTTCCAGTATGGAAATTGGTCTGACCCGACGCGATCTCTATCGTTTTATTGCCATCTATACAGGGAAGCCTCTCCGGCATGCCTTGCAAGAGCATGCTGCTTTATGGCAACAGATCGAACGGCGCAGCGCTCAGTTGATGGAACGCTATAACCGAAAGTATCGTCCCAATGATTGA
- a CDS encoding glycosyltransferase family 4 protein, whose product MNLAFVLFKYFPYGGLQRDCMKIAVECRKRGHAVSLYCLEWSGPKPEGMDVHVLSVHSWRNYHRYDQFVEKVHQEIERQGYDGVVGFNRMPGLDVYFGADPCFAVKCQHRSNWYRWLPRSRSFLRAEQAVYGRGSKTHILLLSDLEINEIKHIYDTSDTRFHLLPPGVARDRLAGADYQQRRQAFRQQLGVKDDEKLLLMVGSGFRIKGVDRALNAMKQLPETLRSKTQLMILGRDNQAPFERMARQLGLEDRVHFMGGRDDAPSFMFAADLLIHPAYRESAGMVLLEAVAARLPVLVTDTCGYSFHIERSKAGIVHQSPFDSDRFAAELVQMLSEETGSWQRAAVEYVAQTDIFGLAETAANVIEEVVA is encoded by the coding sequence ATGAATCTGGCATTTGTTTTGTTTAAATATTTTCCTTACGGCGGCTTGCAGCGTGATTGCATGAAGATTGCCGTGGAATGCCGGAAACGTGGTCATGCGGTCTCTCTTTATTGTCTTGAATGGAGTGGCCCGAAACCTGAGGGGATGGACGTCCATGTTCTATCTGTGCATTCCTGGCGTAATTATCATCGCTATGATCAGTTTGTCGAAAAGGTTCATCAGGAAATTGAACGGCAGGGTTACGATGGTGTTGTCGGGTTTAACCGTATGCCGGGGCTGGATGTTTATTTTGGTGCTGATCCCTGTTTTGCCGTCAAATGTCAACATCGCTCCAACTGGTATCGCTGGTTGCCCCGTTCAAGAAGTTTTCTCAGAGCGGAACAGGCGGTGTACGGAAGAGGCTCTAAAACGCACATCCTGTTGCTGTCAGATCTTGAGATCAACGAGATTAAACACATTTATGACACTTCCGATACGCGTTTTCATTTGTTACCACCGGGCGTTGCACGGGATCGTCTGGCCGGGGCCGATTATCAACAACGGCGACAGGCCTTTCGTCAGCAGTTGGGGGTGAAGGACGATGAAAAACTTCTGCTGATGGTGGGTTCCGGTTTTCGGATCAAAGGGGTAGATCGTGCTCTTAATGCTATGAAACAATTGCCAGAGACGTTGCGAAGTAAAACACAGCTGATGATTCTGGGACGGGATAATCAAGCGCCGTTTGAACGGATGGCTCGTCAACTTGGCCTCGAGGATCGTGTGCATTTTATGGGGGGGCGCGATGATGCTCCCAGTTTTATGTTTGCTGCTGATCTGCTTATTCATCCTGCCTATCGTGAATCGGCCGGTATGGTTTTGCTCGAAGCCGTGGCCGCTCGCTTGCCGGTACTGGTGACCGATACCTGCGGTTACAGCTTTCATATTGAACGTTCCAAGGCGGGAATTGTTCACCAATCTCCTTTTGACAGTGATCGTTTTGCGGCTGAATTGGTACAGATGCTGAGCGAAGAGACAGGTTCATGGCAGCGAGCGGCTGTTGAGTATGTTGCGCAGACCGATATCTTTGGCTTGGCGGAAACGGCCGCGAATGTGATTGAGGAGGTTGTTGCATGA
- a CDS encoding SDR family NAD(P)-dependent oxidoreductase — protein MKYLVTGTAGFIGLHVSLRLLREGHEVVGLDNMNSYYDPALKTYRLAQLNPYERFTFLELDLTDRQGIAELFRGEHFDRVIHLAAQAGVRHSLKAPFDYVDSNLVGMMTILEGCRHQQVEHLVFASSSSVYGMNSTIPFSETDSVDYPVSLYAATKKSCELMAHSYAHLYGLPVTGLRFFTVYGPGGRPDMAPWLFTEAIVNDQPIKVFNHGEMARDFTYIDDVVECVARLQNVIPGWQRQEEGTARAPYKIYNVGNHQPVELKRFIAAIEQSCGKTAEKIYLDMQPGDVLKTYADTSRLNAVISYAPQRSIEQGVEHFVRWYQDSWLSGGRDADDGRHKLRC, from the coding sequence ATGAAATATCTTGTTACCGGTACCGCCGGTTTTATCGGTCTGCATGTTTCATTGCGATTATTGCGTGAGGGGCACGAGGTGGTCGGCCTCGATAACATGAATTCTTATTATGATCCGGCATTGAAAACCTATCGCCTGGCTCAGCTAAACCCTTACGAACGTTTTACATTCCTTGAACTGGATTTGACCGATCGTCAGGGCATTGCTGAGTTATTTCGGGGGGAACATTTTGATCGGGTCATCCATTTGGCCGCTCAAGCGGGAGTGCGCCATTCTCTAAAAGCGCCGTTTGATTATGTTGACAGCAATTTGGTTGGCATGATGACGATTCTGGAAGGGTGCCGCCATCAGCAGGTAGAGCATCTGGTGTTTGCTTCGTCCAGTTCGGTTTACGGGATGAACAGTACGATTCCATTCAGTGAGACGGATAGCGTCGATTATCCCGTGTCGTTGTATGCGGCGACGAAAAAATCCTGTGAACTGATGGCCCACTCCTATGCTCATCTGTATGGCCTGCCGGTCACCGGACTGCGGTTTTTTACCGTGTATGGCCCCGGCGGACGGCCCGATATGGCGCCGTGGCTGTTTACGGAAGCGATTGTCAACGATCAGCCCATTAAGGTGTTTAACCATGGCGAGATGGCGCGTGATTTTACCTATATCGACGATGTGGTGGAATGTGTGGCGCGTCTTCAAAACGTGATTCCCGGCTGGCAAAGGCAGGAGGAGGGGACGGCAAGGGCCCCCTATAAAATATATAATGTTGGTAATCATCAGCCGGTTGAGTTGAAACGATTTATTGCTGCCATTGAACAATCGTGTGGGAAAACTGCTGAAAAAATCTACCTGGATATGCAACCCGGCGATGTGCTGAAAACCTACGCCGATACGAGTCGATTAAACGCGGTGATTAGCTACGCTCCGCAGAGGTCCATTGAGCAGGGTGTTGAGCACTTTGTTCGCTGGTATCAGGACTCGTGGTTGTCAGGGGGCCGTGATGCTGATGACGGGCGACATAAATTACGGTGCTAA
- the gmhA gene encoding D-sedoheptulose 7-phosphate isomerase has protein sequence MQEIIDEHLRRHIDVFEQVVLPMSAQVEAVAQALCNALKQGHKVLVMGNGGSAADSQHLAAELVGRFLKNRAALPAIALTTDTSILTAVANDFGYDTVFSRQVEALAQPGDVVIGISTSGNSPNVLAGLQVARDKACVTVALTGRNGGKMVDGVDLPLNIAVDDTPRIQEAHLTLIHILCDLVERELFDD, from the coding sequence ATGCAGGAAATCATTGACGAACATCTGCGTCGTCATATTGACGTCTTTGAACAGGTTGTGCTGCCCATGTCTGCGCAGGTTGAAGCTGTGGCACAAGCCCTGTGTAATGCCCTGAAACAGGGCCATAAAGTACTGGTGATGGGTAACGGTGGCTCTGCCGCAGATTCCCAGCATCTGGCGGCGGAACTGGTTGGTCGTTTTCTGAAAAACCGTGCAGCTCTGCCTGCCATCGCCCTGACCACAGACACCTCGATTCTGACGGCGGTTGCCAATGACTTTGGTTATGACACCGTATTCAGCCGTCAGGTGGAAGCACTTGCCCAACCCGGTGACGTGGTGATTGGCATTTCCACCAGTGGCAATTCGCCGAATGTGCTTGCTGGATTGCAGGTTGCCCGCGATAAAGCGTGTGTGACCGTCGCCTTGACCGGGCGCAATGGCGGGAAAATGGTCGACGGTGTTGACCTGCCTCTCAACATTGCTGTCGATGATACCCCTCGCATCCAGGAAGCCCATCTGACCTTGATCCATATCTTGTGTGATCTGGTTGAACGCGAGCTTTTTGACGACTGA
- a CDS encoding ArnT family glycosyltransferase has protein sequence MIDFLSRHRALLLIMALSLGLKLLFVWQGEVVNPDSATYIAAAQKHAQGLYTEGLRYYRMPFYPLVLAGVHAVIPNWIYAGQVLTIVPLVLCLWPLYELTRRLFDQQVAFVTSLLFAVLPAFNTSATSVKRDPLFLLFSLVAVLFIVIAYQDGRLRWWLFFALFSVLAILNRVEGVMIPAIAVLFIPIFRPSVSGTKKTSLWRFLIMVGLVPLFLVAVIAGLKLAGIDSLSRLNEVVVWGRQLALQKFFLGYQALMEKLKVFQETLPHADLHNNLIETVRHYAPLIYLLGLMEMLGKIIFPTSLLALWAKRWEKIGSKAKERWILVALCVATIMLNLVFSVKRNFTTERYLWLAGTSLLPWVGCGIVVCWHRYQAKRIVLLLLFLLFIGAPLAKTLSVVAEKQDHSVVEAGQWLRNYDSNEMMVVMYNDRRLPLYANRAEDVRRIRNLAWLKRHARKKKDVTLVALYVSNKKNEDTAIDGFEPLKTFAGHKKTVLLLQRKGSSDN, from the coding sequence ATGATTGATTTCCTTTCACGACATCGTGCCCTGCTGCTTATTATGGCGCTGTCTCTTGGTCTGAAACTGTTATTTGTCTGGCAGGGCGAAGTGGTTAACCCGGATTCAGCCACCTATATTGCAGCGGCCCAGAAACATGCTCAAGGTCTCTATACCGAAGGGCTGCGCTATTATCGGATGCCGTTTTATCCTCTGGTGTTGGCCGGTGTCCATGCTGTGATTCCCAACTGGATCTATGCCGGACAGGTGTTGACTATTGTACCGTTGGTGCTTTGTTTGTGGCCACTTTATGAGCTGACGCGGCGTCTTTTTGATCAGCAGGTTGCTTTCGTGACCTCATTGTTGTTTGCCGTTTTGCCTGCATTTAATACGTCGGCAACTTCCGTTAAGCGAGATCCTCTTTTTCTCCTGTTCAGTCTTGTTGCTGTTCTGTTTATTGTTATCGCTTATCAGGATGGCCGTTTGCGCTGGTGGTTGTTTTTTGCTCTATTTTCCGTTCTGGCGATTCTGAATCGCGTTGAAGGGGTGATGATCCCGGCGATAGCCGTACTTTTTATCCCTATCTTCCGTCCATCTGTATCCGGTACGAAAAAAACGTCTTTATGGCGTTTTCTGATTATGGTCGGGCTGGTGCCGCTTTTTCTAGTGGCCGTCATTGCCGGGTTGAAATTGGCAGGCATTGATTCTCTTTCCCGATTAAATGAAGTTGTTGTTTGGGGGCGACAACTTGCTTTGCAGAAATTTTTCTTGGGGTATCAGGCGCTGATGGAAAAACTGAAGGTTTTTCAAGAGACGCTGCCCCACGCTGATCTCCATAATAATCTTATAGAAACCGTGCGTCATTATGCTCCGTTGATCTATCTGCTGGGTCTGATGGAGATGTTGGGGAAAATTATTTTTCCAACATCTTTGCTGGCATTGTGGGCGAAGCGTTGGGAGAAGATAGGATCAAAAGCCAAGGAGCGTTGGATTCTTGTTGCCCTGTGCGTGGCGACGATCATGCTCAACCTGGTTTTCAGTGTGAAACGTAACTTTACGACGGAACGCTACCTGTGGCTGGCGGGAACGAGTCTGCTCCCCTGGGTAGGTTGTGGAATTGTGGTGTGTTGGCACCGTTATCAAGCAAAGCGGATAGTTTTGTTACTGCTATTTCTATTGTTCATTGGCGCGCCTTTGGCTAAAACACTCAGTGTTGTCGCTGAAAAGCAGGATCATTCCGTTGTTGAGGCTGGCCAATGGTTAAGGAATTATGATAGCAATGAAATGATGGTCGTCATGTACAATGACCGTCGCCTTCCTTTGTATGCCAACCGAGCTGAAGATGTTCGCAGAATAAGAAATTTAGCATGGTTGAAACGCCATGCCAGAAAGAAAAAAGACGTTACTCTCGTTGCTCTCTATGTGTCTAATAAAAAGAATGAAGATACTGCCATCGACGGATTTGAGCCTCTGAAGACCTTTGCTGGACATAAGAAGACGGTCCTTCTTTTACAACGTAAAGGCTCCTCTGATAATTAA
- a CDS encoding O-antigen ligase family protein: MTLTKRMSLLLVLSGLWIAFFPAKGVVFQGCLYLLPLLVMACGDTRQLLWQHARQITVLSLCFALPLLLSELRAVVLRGCPFSDGAFEAFWRLAFFPLILLTVCRYCHCTSRQILLALTGVGVFYGLAGLSGVFFDDVPMIRSFGARAAGFISNPNPFGFLMAITSLVAVFLVMTAYRHTERILGVVGAGVGLSGLLVSGSRSALLGTLVAFVAMAILSWRYLRTSSLSVKSIVSGGVIAMLLVAILAALPNFSWDLLNHRIAHAVQGDIRLTIWSQYLERFIEHPFLGVPISCSQKIHIRGHGFGPHNMYLSVLVQSGIVGVAALFTGLVWLIHKASLICLERIVVVPMALALCLYCFFNSSFFGNEITQGVFALIVVLSFQPLHELRR, translated from the coding sequence ATGACATTGACGAAAAGAATGTCGCTTTTGCTTGTCCTCTCAGGTTTGTGGATCGCTTTTTTCCCCGCGAAAGGTGTTGTGTTTCAGGGCTGCCTTTATTTATTGCCACTGCTGGTTATGGCCTGCGGCGATACGCGTCAGTTGTTGTGGCAACACGCCCGACAGATTACCGTGCTGAGTCTCTGTTTTGCGCTGCCATTGTTGCTCTCTGAACTACGTGCAGTTGTGTTGCGGGGATGCCCGTTCAGTGATGGCGCGTTTGAGGCGTTCTGGCGTTTAGCGTTTTTCCCGCTAATTCTGCTCACGGTATGCCGTTATTGCCACTGCACATCGCGCCAGATTCTCCTGGCTTTGACCGGTGTGGGAGTTTTTTATGGTTTGGCCGGGCTGAGTGGCGTGTTTTTTGATGATGTTCCTATGATTCGCTCTTTTGGTGCTCGTGCGGCCGGTTTTATTTCAAATCCCAACCCGTTTGGCTTTTTGATGGCCATCACCTCTCTGGTGGCTGTGTTTCTGGTCATGACGGCATACCGTCATACCGAGCGTATCCTGGGTGTTGTTGGCGCTGGTGTTGGCTTATCCGGTCTGCTTGTTTCCGGAAGTCGCAGTGCCTTACTTGGAACGCTGGTTGCGTTTGTTGCTATGGCAATCCTCAGCTGGCGTTATTTGCGCACCTCTTCGTTGTCGGTAAAATCGATTGTCAGTGGTGGTGTCATTGCCATGCTGTTGGTGGCGATACTTGCTGCATTGCCAAATTTTTCTTGGGACCTGCTCAATCATCGGATTGCTCATGCTGTTCAGGGCGACATCCGTCTAACGATCTGGTCGCAGTATCTTGAGCGGTTTATCGAGCATCCTTTTTTGGGTGTACCGATCAGTTGCAGTCAGAAAATCCACATCAGAGGTCATGGATTCGGACCTCATAATATGTATCTGTCTGTTCTGGTTCAATCCGGCATTGTTGGTGTCGCAGCGCTGTTCACCGGCCTGGTGTGGCTGATTCATAAGGCGAGTTTGATCTGTCTGGAACGGATCGTGGTGGTGCCGATGGCCTTGGCTTTGTGTTTATATTGTTTCTTTAATTCGTCTTTTTTCGGCAATGAAATAACACAAGGGGTTTTTGCTTTAATTGTGGTTTTGAGTTTTCAGCCCTTACATGAGTTGCGTAGATGA